In Pseudodesulfovibrio sp. JC047, one DNA window encodes the following:
- a CDS encoding MotA/TolQ/ExbB proton channel family protein, producing the protein MNLLHQGGFMMWPLLVLSIASLAITAERFTAFTTRRFPTPTALAPILETVRTSGWDAALEELESLAPTYLPFFSALFSDLPIQTKEQQIQQVGDDILFSFRRRLDFLATVATTAPLIGLLGTVLGMIDAFSRLSASGNVDITMLAGGIWQALLTTAAGLSVAIPALLAHRWFCRQHEKVAFAMQHTTNAFLHQPR; encoded by the coding sequence ATGAACCTTCTGCATCAGGGCGGCTTCATGATGTGGCCGCTGCTCGTCCTGTCCATTGCGTCGCTGGCCATCACGGCCGAACGCTTCACGGCCTTCACCACCCGTCGATTCCCCACGCCGACCGCCCTTGCGCCGATCCTTGAAACCGTCCGAACCTCGGGATGGGATGCGGCCTTGGAGGAACTGGAATCACTGGCCCCCACCTATCTTCCGTTTTTCTCCGCCCTGTTCAGCGACCTGCCCATACAGACCAAGGAGCAACAAATCCAACAGGTAGGCGACGACATCCTGTTCTCGTTTCGTCGGCGACTGGATTTTCTGGCCACGGTCGCCACCACCGCTCCGCTTATCGGCCTCCTCGGAACCGTGCTCGGCATGATCGACGCCTTTTCCCGACTCTCTGCATCGGGCAACGTGGACATCACCATGCTGGCCGGAGGCATTTGGCAGGCCCTACTCACCACGGCCGCGGGATTGAGTGTGGCCATTCCCGCCTTGTTGGCCCACCGTTGGTTCTGCCGACAGCATGAAAAAGTCGCGTTTGCCATGCAGCACACGACCAACGCCTTTCTCCACCAACCACGATAG
- a CDS encoding TonB family protein, producing the protein MTSRQVLGLCIAFSLMVHFLFLQQDWTREPVVGGDDIITPLDFDVSVRSTGNPMALEQGSVEERGEEQCEDAGKRLRRLATKHYLASVHETIERHKFLPDNGDLSALIGNALFTFRILPNDTFTDIHLVRSSGDPRLDQAAQQAITTASGRTKRPKILRGRTFRITTAVKYQYNM; encoded by the coding sequence ATGACCAGCCGTCAGGTCCTGGGCCTGTGCATCGCTTTTTCACTCATGGTCCATTTCCTCTTTTTGCAACAGGACTGGACCAGAGAGCCGGTCGTCGGTGGGGATGATATCATCACCCCACTGGATTTCGACGTCTCGGTCCGCTCGACCGGCAATCCCATGGCCCTTGAACAGGGCAGCGTGGAAGAAAGAGGGGAAGAACAGTGTGAAGACGCGGGCAAACGACTGCGCCGACTCGCAACCAAGCACTATCTCGCCTCGGTCCACGAAACTATTGAACGGCACAAATTTCTCCCGGACAACGGAGACCTGTCTGCACTCATCGGCAATGCCCTGTTCACCTTCCGCATCCTGCCAAACGACACCTTCACAGACATCCATCTGGTCCGTTCATCCGGTGATCCCCGATTGGATCAGGCCGCCCAACAGGCCATCACGACCGCAAGCGGACGGACCAAGCGTCCGAAAATCCTCCGGGGCCGAACTTTCAGAATCACCACCGCCGTCAAATACCAATATAATATGTAA
- a CDS encoding AraC family transcriptional regulator, whose protein sequence is MKSSAHTTAHSAADTALHISLEGYTALPHGIKSRTIRPGLALSIAHPEAGMPLKTSFEIDDAPIQFGFTYSGKNRCVYSGGSLRNTTHEMHSGSNGIFSLPKTRGVLEKPDEDPACVIGILATPEFLRTYFSDTMDQLPRELRTRIDETSMDPMAWFGSSSPTKHHLLGQILNCPYTGGIRRLFLESRVMELLALQLADYVASQHQQSPAPALCPEDMQRIHHASHYLVQDLENPPSLVQLATFAGLNEKKLKLGFRQIFGTSVFGFFREHRLQKAHTILREGNRNVTETAYAVGFQSLSHFSRAFKKRFGILPKHFLSNQRRLTIP, encoded by the coding sequence GTGAAATCATCTGCACACACGACAGCACATTCAGCAGCCGACACCGCGTTGCACATTTCCCTTGAAGGATACACCGCTCTTCCTCACGGCATCAAATCCCGGACCATCCGGCCCGGATTGGCCCTGTCCATCGCACACCCTGAAGCAGGAATGCCACTCAAGACCTCATTTGAAATCGATGACGCCCCGATCCAGTTCGGTTTCACGTATTCCGGCAAAAATCGCTGTGTCTACTCGGGCGGTTCCTTGCGCAACACCACCCATGAAATGCACTCTGGCTCAAACGGTATTTTCTCCCTGCCAAAGACGCGGGGGGTGTTGGAAAAACCGGATGAAGACCCGGCCTGTGTCATCGGTATTCTCGCAACGCCCGAATTTCTTCGAACCTATTTCTCCGACACCATGGATCAGCTCCCTCGCGAGTTGCGGACCAGAATCGATGAAACCAGCATGGACCCCATGGCCTGGTTCGGCAGCTCCAGTCCCACCAAACATCACCTGCTCGGACAAATCCTGAATTGCCCGTATACCGGCGGTATTCGACGATTGTTTCTGGAAAGCCGGGTCATGGAACTGCTGGCCCTCCAATTGGCCGATTACGTGGCTTCACAGCACCAACAATCACCTGCACCTGCGCTGTGCCCTGAAGATATGCAACGGATTCACCACGCCTCACACTATCTTGTTCAGGATCTGGAAAACCCGCCGAGTCTGGTCCAGCTTGCAACCTTTGCCGGACTCAATGAGAAAAAGCTCAAACTCGGCTTCCGGCAAATATTCGGAACTTCAGTTTTTGGTTTTTTCCGCGAACATCGACTCCAAAAAGCCCACACAATTCTCCGGGAAGGCAATCGAAATGTCACGGAAACCGCCTACGCTGTCGGATTCCAGAGTCTCAGCCACTTCAGCCGAGCCTTCAAAAAACGATTCGGCATTCTGCCCAAGCACTTCCTGTCCAATCAACGGAGATTAACCATACCATGA
- a CDS encoding biopolymer transporter ExbD: MISFQRHTPRPASPDITPLLDVVFILLIFFVVSSVFTAKGMDMELPTAESSTPVSGKSMEIELRANGDILCDTHPVTLDALSVQLQSMAIRPLAQQPVHILLKSAPQATVEHFVRIVDMVRSNGFSNLVIATSTKPDPTPSTEGRQ; the protein is encoded by the coding sequence ATGATTTCATTTCAACGGCATACACCGCGCCCGGCCTCGCCGGACATCACCCCGCTTCTGGATGTGGTTTTCATTCTGTTGATATTTTTTGTTGTCTCGTCCGTCTTCACGGCAAAGGGCATGGATATGGAACTGCCCACCGCCGAATCCTCCACTCCGGTTTCCGGCAAATCCATGGAAATCGAACTCCGCGCCAACGGAGACATCCTCTGTGATACCCATCCGGTCACCCTTGACGCCCTGTCCGTTCAATTGCAATCCATGGCGATTCGACCACTGGCCCAACAACCCGTCCATATTCTCCTAAAATCAGCTCCCCAGGCCACCGTGGAACATTTCGTTCGCATTGTGGACATGGTCCGATCCAACGGATTCAGCAATCTCGTCATTGCCACCAGCACGAAACCGGACCCCACCCCATCGACCGAGGGCCGACAATGA